The Thermotoga neapolitana DSM 4359 sequence CTGGACAAGAATTCATCTATCGGTGTTTCCATCTTCAAAAACGCGTGCGGCCAGTTGTTCTGTATGCTGTCTGCTATCTCGTAGTTCTTCTCCTCTCCAAAGTCTACAAACTCTCCAGGAACAACCGTGAACCTGTATCTACCACCTTCTCTTGTGAGTCTTCCAAGTGTCACCCTTCCAGGAGCTGCTATGTGTTTCACCGCAGCTCCACCTGCAGGGAAGTAGAAGGTCTGTGGGTAAAACTCCACCTTTTTCATGTTCTCATCCGGCTCGAACGATCTGACCGCAAAGTACGTGGCGTGGTTTCCTGAGTTGCACAGGTCCAGTATGTCGTACTCTTTTACGTAATGCCTCACGTCTGCAAAGAGCACCGGTGTTTTTGCGATCAGTTTGAATATCTGCATCGTGAGTGCACCGTCGGAATCTGCTTCTGTTGCACACACGATCGGTTCGTGCTTTCCTTCCCAATCGTAAGGATCGTTCAGGAAGGCCTCTGTCACGTCCATGGTGACAAAGTGTTCTGTGAGTTCGAGCTGACCTTTTATCCCCACAAAATCCAGTTCCATCTCTTCGATGATCTCTCTTACCGCGTGGTAGCTCTTTATCTGAAGTTCAAGTTTTTCCGGTGTGAGATATTTTCCATCGTAGTGGACCGCTTTCGCTTTTTCCTCTATCCAGAGTCTTCCTTTCCTTGCTCTTTCGTCAGGTATCTGCTGGCTTCTTCGAACGATCTCGAACTGGTCTATGTGTTCTACGTCCACTCCAAAGATCTTGTTCCACAGGTCCACGTTCGGAACAGCCGTGTACATCCCCATCGATCTTCCACCGAACACACCGTACCTTTGCCCTCTCAACTTCTTGTATGTG is a genomic window containing:
- a CDS encoding L-fucose/L-arabinose isomerase family protein, translating into MKEKYKVGLISFSDGREYVHKELEKIVKGFEDKIARTLEETGEVEVIRAKEVVWKPSIAKKEAKRLAEEGAEVTIFNYAVWAFPHFTVLASKFAPGPFLLFSNINPQYPGMVAMLSAAGALEQDGTKHYRMWGDIEDEKVLRKVLAFIRAGSTYKKLRGQRYGVFGGRSMGMYTAVPNVDLWNKIFGVDVEHIDQFEIVRRSQQIPDERARKGRLWIEEKAKAVHYDGKYLTPEKLELQIKSYHAVREIIEEMELDFVGIKGQLELTEHFVTMDVTEAFLNDPYDWEGKHEPIVCATEADSDGALTMQIFKLIAKTPVLFADVRHYVKEYDILDLCNSGNHATYFAVRSFEPDENMKKVEFYPQTFYFPAGGAAVKHIAAPGRVTLGRLTREGGRYRFTVVPGEFVDFGEEKNYEIADSIQNNWPHAFLKMETPIDEFLSRYSSNHIHGVYGDYVEEIRIFCEIAGIDFVLMK